In the genome of Lactobacillus intestinalis, the window TATTTGATATTTATTAATTACTTCTTGATAGAAATCATACACTTCTAATCCAAAATGCTTAGCTGAAACTTGATCCATTTTGTTTTCTAATTTATCCTGAGGAATTTTAATTTTCCCCTGCCGTAAATACCATAAAATATCAGCTAACATTTCTTTTTTAGTAGTAAAAATTTTACCGTACATTTCATCATCAAAAACGCGCTCAGTATAATCAGTATCATATACTACACACTGAGTACCTGCTGCTAATGCTTCGATATATGTCAATCCCTGAGTTTCAGTATCACTGGCCGACACAAATAAATCTGCCATTTTATAATAATTACCCACATCTTCATGAGCAATTGCTCCTGTAAAAATGACATAATCTTCTAAAGTTAAGCGTTCAACGTGTTCTTTTAACATTTTTACATCAGGACCATCGCCTGCAATTACTAATTTAACTTTAGGAAATTCTTCAATGATATCTGGCATCACATCAAGGATATGATCAATCTTTTTTTCTGCTGCAATTCTACTTAAAGTTAAAATTACAGGTGCATCTTTATCTATATCGAGCTCAGCACGAATATCGCAATTATCAGCCTCATTCATGCTTTTTATGTCAACCCCGGTAGGGATGACTCTAATAGGAATTTTCAC includes:
- a CDS encoding glycosyltransferase family 4 protein, with product MNIGLFTDTYFPQLSGVATSIKTLKDALEEQGHNVFIFTTTDPHIKKGTIEPNVFRFSSIPFVSFTDRRIAFRGFFEATKVAKEVKLDIVHTQTEFALGTMGKYVAHQLKIPAIHTYHTMYEDYLHYVLNGHLLRPYHVKQFTRGYLKNMDGVIAPSERVEALLERYGVKIPIRVIPTGVDIKSMNEADNCDIRAELDIDKDAPVILTLSRIAAEKKIDHILDVMPDIIEEFPKVKLVIAGDGPDVKMLKEHVERLTLEDYVIFTGAIAHEDVGNYYKMADLFVSASDTETQGLTYIEALAAGTQCVVYDTDYTERVFDDEMYGKIFTTKKEMLADILWYLRQGKIKIPQDKLENKMDQVSAKHFGLEVYDFYQEVINKYQIEHEEELND